Sequence from the Planctomycetota bacterium genome:
GCGTCCTTGAGCGGCATTGGTGCGATGGGCAGGACCAGGTGCTCGCCGCCGGTGAAGTCGCGCTTCTTGCCGGTGACCGTGTCGGGCAGGTCCGCTGCGTCGATGCGTGTCGCGCGGCAGAGGATCACCGCCCGCTCGATCGCGTTCTGCAGCTCGCGCACGCTGCCGGGCCAGTCGTAGCTCTGCAGGGCGACCATCGCGTCGTCGGTGAAACCGATGACCTGTCGGCCGATCTCCTCCACGTGCTGTTTGAGGAACTTCTCGGCCAAAAGCGGTACGTCGCCGGCCCGCTCGCGCAGCGGCGGCAGATCCAGCGTCACCACGTTGATGCGGTAGAACAGATCCTGCCTGAACGTGCCCGCTTCGACCAGCGGCTCCAGCTTCTGATTCGTCGCCAGCACGACGCGAACGTCGGCTCGCAGCTGCTCGACGCCGCCGACGGGCTCGTAGGTTTTCTCCTGCAGCACGCGCAGCAGTTTTACCTGCATGGATAGAGGGGCGGAGTTGATCTCGTCGAGGAAGATCGTGCCGCCCTCGGCGAGCGCGAATCGGCCGGGCTTGTCGCTGTCGGCCCCGGTGAACGCACCCTTCTTGTGGCCGAACAGCTCCGACTCCAGCAGTGTTTCGGGCAAAGCACCGCAGCTGATCTCGACGAACGGCTTATCCCGGCGGGGCGAGCGCTTGTGCAGCGCCTTGGCGAGCATCGACTTGCCCGTGCCGGACTCACCGACGAGCAGCACGGTCGCGCTCGTGTCGGCCGCGGCGTGGAGCGTGTCGAAGATCTTGAGCATCCGCGGGTCGCGGCTGATGACGTTCTCCAGTGCGAACTGCCCGTCGACCTGCTTGCGCAGTGCATGGTTTTCGAAGACGAGCCGCTGCTGTTGCAGGGCCTTCTGCACGACCATGCGGATCTCGTCGTCGATGAGCGGCTTGGTCAGGTACTCAAACGCGCCCGCACGGGTCGCTTCGACCGCGCCCTCGATGCTGCCGAAGCCGGTGACGACGACGCAGACCGTTTCAGGAAAGTCGCGCCGCAGTTCGCGCAGCAGCTTGGCGTTGTCGCCGGGTACGCAGGCGGGGTCGAGCAGCAGCAGGTCGACGGTGTTGCCCGTCAGTTGGCTGCGTGCGTCGTCGAGCGTGTCGGTTCCGATAACGTCATGGCCCTCGCGAACCAGCAACGCCGAGAGCGAGTCGCGCAGGATGCGGTCGTCGTCCAATAAAACGATACGTCGGCGAGTGTCATCGGCCACCGTGGGCATGTGGTTGGTATCGGTCGGGTGGGGCGGGAGGAGTAGTGGGTAGATGAGTAGCGAGTAGTGAGTAGGCAGAAGGGACGTCTTCAGCTTCTGTCTACGCACTACTCGCTACTGACCTACTCGCTACCATCACCGCGATGAAGATCGGCGTACCTCGTGAAGTGAAGTCCGACGAATACCGCATCGCGCTCATGCCCGTCGGTGCGGCCTTACTGACCAAAGCCGGGCACTCGGTCCAGATTCAGTCCGACGCGGGGACCGCCAGCGGCTTCCCCGACGAGGCGTACGAAGCGGCCGGCGCGACGATCGTGCATGACGTCGATGCGCTCTTCGCCGAGGCGGACATGATCATGAAGGTCAAGGAGCCGCAGCCGGAGGAGATCCAGCGGTTCAAGCCTGGGCAGGTGATTTTCACCTACTTCCACTTTGCCGCGAGCAGCGACCTGACGCAGGCGTGTCTCGAGAGTGAGATCGTGGCCGTGGCGTACGAGACGGTGCTCGACAAGGCCGGGCTGTTGCCGTTGCTCACGCCGATGAGTGAGGTGGCAGGGAAGATGAGCGTGCAGGAGGGGGCGAAGTTTCTCGAGAAGCCACAACAGGGTCGGGGCATTCTGCTCGGCGGCGTGCCGGGCGTGGCCCCGGCGAAGGTGGTCATTCTCGGTGCCGGCGTGGTGGGGACCAACGCCGCGAAGATCGCCGCCGGGCTCGGGGCCAACACCGTGCTCATGGACATCAACCTCGAACGCCTGCGCTATCTCTCGGAGGTCATGCCCGCAAACGTCGAGACGATCTATTCCGATCCGCACACGATCGAGGAGCACGTCACCACCGCCGACCTCATCGTTGGTGCCGTCCTCGTGCCCGGTGCGAAAGCGCCGCGGCTGGTGCCGCGCGACATGCTGAAGCGCATGCAGGACGGCGCGGTGATCGTCGACGTCGCGGTCGATCAGGGCGGCTGCATCGAGACCTCGCGTCCGACGACGCACAAGGAGCCGGTCTTCCAGGTCGACGGGATCAACCACTACTGCGTGACGAACATGCCCGGCGCCGTCGGCCGGACCAGCACGATCGCGCTGTGCAACGCGACGTTGCCGTATGCGTTGAAGCTGGCGAACAAGGGTTACCGCCAGGCGGCCGAGGACGATCCCGGTTTTGCCGCGGGGATCAACATGGTCGGCGGTCGCGTGACCAACGCCGCCGTCGCCGAGTCGCTGTCGATGCCGCACCAGGCCCTGTGAGCAGAAGTAGCGAGTAGCGAAGTTGTGAGCAGCGAGTAGGGGGAAGCTGCCGATACTCTTGTTGCTACTCGCTACCCACTACTCACCTCCTCGCTACCTTCCCACTCATGCCCAACCGTCTCGCCGAACTTGAGAAGCTGCACGCCCGCGAGCCGGACGACCCGTTTCTGGTGTACGCCATTGGCACCGAGCACGAGAAGGCCGGCAAATACGACGAAGCGATCGCCCGATTCGACCAAGTGTTGGAGATGGACCCGAGTTACGTTTACGCCCACTTTCGCAAGGGCCAGGTCTACGAACAACAGGGTGACCTCGACGCCGCCCGCGCGGCCTACGAGGTCGGCATCACCGCCGCCGAGGACCACGACGACCCCAAGGCCCGCGAGGAAATCGCCGGTGCGTTGGACCTGCTGTAGTTCCGCCGTATCGCCGTCCGATAAGTTGAGTTCGCCCCCTTGGTCTACGTGGGCGAATCAACCAACGCCTTTCATCGGCCGATGCCGAATCGGAAGGTTCTGGTTCGGACATGCGGACATTGTTGACCGCCATCCTCCTCACGCTTTGCACGGCGTTGCCCGCCGTGGCGGAGGAGCTACCGATCGAGACACGGTCGCGGACGCTGGAACTTGCCGGCTTGGAGGAGGCGTTCCGGACTGCCGGCCGCGACCTTGCACCGAGCGTCGTGGCGATCTCGGCCGTGGGACCGATGGATGTCGCCAACGCCGACCACGACGGGGCCCGACTGACCGGCGAGCAGCTCGACAACATGCTCGGTCGAAAGCCGCGCGTCGTCGGCACCGGCTTCGCGTTCGAGGCCGATGGGTACATCCTGACCAACCAGCACGTCATCGCTGACGCCGACCGGCTTTGGGTGACGACCGACGACGGCACCGTGCTCCCGGCGCTGGTCCTCGGCAGTGACCCGCGCGGCGATCTGGCCGTGCTCAAGGTCGCGGTCGACTTGCCGATCGTACCGCTCGCTGACACGCCCGCCGAGCGTGGGCAGTGGTGCATCGCCTTGGGTAATCCCGTCGGTCTCGCGACCGCCGGGGAGATGGCACTATCCGTCGGCGTCGTCAGCGCGACCGACCGCGCCCTGCCCAAGCTCGCCCGTGAGGAAGACCGCCACTACCACGGCCTGATCCAGACCACCGCCGAGATCAACCCCGGCAACTCCGGCGGTCCGCTCTTCGACCTGCAGGGCAACGTCATCGGCATTGTCGCCGCGGTGATCCTGCCGCAGAAACAGACGCACGGCCTGAGCTTCGCGCTGCCGGTCGACGACGTGTTGCGGGCCAAGGTCGATCGACTCAAGCGCGGCCTCGCGGTCGAGTACGCGACGTTCGGCCTGCGACTCAGCGACGCCGAACGCGGCGGGGCGGTCGTCCGCGAGCTCGCGCCCGACAGTGCGGTGGGCGAACTGCTGCGGGTGGGCGACGTGATCGAAGCCGTGAACGAATCACCCATGCACGACGCGGCGGCGTTCATCCGCACGGCCAATCGCCTTGCACCGCTGGAGCCGGTCTGGCTGACGGTCCGGCGGGCGGACGCGACCTTCGACGTCGAGGTCACACCCCAGCGCCAGCCGTCGCACAAGCACGCCGCCGTCACCGTCGACACGCGTCGGCTCAACTGGCGCGGCGTGACGTTCGGCCCGTTGCCGGATCACTTCGAGGGCGATGGCGTGGTCGCGCTGGTGATTCGCCCCGACAGCCCGATGGCCGACACCTGGCACGCTGGCACCGTCGTGACTGACATCGCCGGCCAGCCGGTGAGCGACTTGGTCGCCCTGCAAAGCGTCTTGCTGAACGCGGACGAGCCGACGATGGTCACCGCACTCGACAGCGATTGAACCTGACCGCCGGGGCACCGGCGTCTACCGTGACAGATGCCCGAGTCGTCACGCCGCGAATCCTGGTTTGGCAAGCTTCTCCGAAAGCGTCGGGAGAAACGCATGTTCGCCGACGCCTCGCCGCAGGCGGCGTTTGACTACATCTACCAGACCAACAAGTGGGGCGATCCGGACTCCTACTCCGGCAGCGGCTCGAACCTCGCCCAGACGCAGGCGATCCGGGCCGAGCTGCCGGCGTTGCTCGAGCGACACGGCATCCGCTCGCTGCTCGATGCCCCGTGCGGCGATTTCTTCTGGATGCGGCACGTCGAGCTGCCGGTCGATCGCTACATCGGCGGCGACATCGTGAAAGCCCTGGTCGAGTCCAACAACGCCGAGCACGGCCAACCGCCGCAGCGCACCTTCATACACCTCGATCTGACGTCCGACACGCTGCCCGAGGTCGACGCGTTGCTCTGCCGCGACTGCATGGTGCATCTGGACGTGCCACGCAATGCCGAGCTGATCGAGAATGTGCGATCGAGTGATCTGACCTACTTGCTGGCCACATCGCACCAAGCGGTCGAGACGAACGTCGAAAAGGAAATCGGCCGACACCGACTGATCAATCTGGCCAAGGCCCCGTACCACTGGCCCGAGCCGATCGACGCGATCACCGAGGACATCGAGGGCGGCAAAGACACCGGCAAAGTCCTGGGCCTCTGGCGTGTGGCCGATCTGCCGGCGTGTGCCGTCGGGGCGTGACGTGCCACCGGAACGGGGAAGGCCATACACTTCCCGCCCATGACGCTCAGCAGCGCCGACATTCGTCAACAGTTCATCGACTTCTTCACCCAGAAGCACGCCCACACGTTCGTCCCGAGCAGTTCGGTCGTCCCGCACGATGACCCGACGCTTCTGTTTGCCAATGCGGGGATGAACCAGTTCAAGCCGATCTTCCTCGGCGAGGAA
This genomic interval carries:
- a CDS encoding trypsin-like peptidase domain-containing protein — translated: MRTLLTAILLTLCTALPAVAEELPIETRSRTLELAGLEEAFRTAGRDLAPSVVAISAVGPMDVANADHDGARLTGEQLDNMLGRKPRVVGTGFAFEADGYILTNQHVIADADRLWVTTDDGTVLPALVLGSDPRGDLAVLKVAVDLPIVPLADTPAERGQWCIALGNPVGLATAGEMALSVGVVSATDRALPKLAREEDRHYHGLIQTTAEINPGNSGGPLFDLQGNVIGIVAAVILPQKQTHGLSFALPVDDVLRAKVDRLKRGLAVEYATFGLRLSDAERGGAVVRELAPDSAVGELLRVGDVIEAVNESPMHDAAAFIRTANRLAPLEPVWLTVRRADATFDVEVTPQRQPSHKHAAVTVDTRRLNWRGVTFGPLPDHFEGDGVVALVIRPDSPMADTWHAGTVVTDIAGQPVSDLVALQSVLLNADEPTMVTALDSD
- the ald gene encoding alanine dehydrogenase codes for the protein MKIGVPREVKSDEYRIALMPVGAALLTKAGHSVQIQSDAGTASGFPDEAYEAAGATIVHDVDALFAEADMIMKVKEPQPEEIQRFKPGQVIFTYFHFAASSDLTQACLESEIVAVAYETVLDKAGLLPLLTPMSEVAGKMSVQEGAKFLEKPQQGRGILLGGVPGVAPAKVVILGAGVVGTNAAKIAAGLGANTVLMDINLERLRYLSEVMPANVETIYSDPHTIEEHVTTADLIVGAVLVPGAKAPRLVPRDMLKRMQDGAVIVDVAVDQGGCIETSRPTTHKEPVFQVDGINHYCVTNMPGAVGRTSTIALCNATLPYALKLANKGYRQAAEDDPGFAAGINMVGGRVTNAAVAESLSMPHQAL
- a CDS encoding class I SAM-dependent methyltransferase gives rise to the protein MPESSRRESWFGKLLRKRREKRMFADASPQAAFDYIYQTNKWGDPDSYSGSGSNLAQTQAIRAELPALLERHGIRSLLDAPCGDFFWMRHVELPVDRYIGGDIVKALVESNNAEHGQPPQRTFIHLDLTSDTLPEVDALLCRDCMVHLDVPRNAELIENVRSSDLTYLLATSHQAVETNVEKEIGRHRLINLAKAPYHWPEPIDAITEDIEGGKDTGKVLGLWRVADLPACAVGA
- a CDS encoding tetratricopeptide repeat protein, whose translation is MPNRLAELEKLHAREPDDPFLVYAIGTEHEKAGKYDEAIARFDQVLEMDPSYVYAHFRKGQVYEQQGDLDAARAAYEVGITAAEDHDDPKAREEIAGALDLL
- a CDS encoding sigma-54 dependent transcriptional regulator — its product is MRRQKLKTSLLPTHYSLLIYPLLLPPHPTDTNHMPTVADDTRRRIVLLDDDRILRDSLSALLVREGHDVIGTDTLDDARSQLTGNTVDLLLLDPACVPGDNAKLLRELRRDFPETVCVVVTGFGSIEGAVEATRAGAFEYLTKPLIDDEIRMVVQKALQQQRLVFENHALRKQVDGQFALENVISRDPRMLKIFDTLHAAADTSATVLLVGESGTGKSMLAKALHKRSPRRDKPFVEISCGALPETLLESELFGHKKGAFTGADSDKPGRFALAEGGTIFLDEINSAPLSMQVKLLRVLQEKTYEPVGGVEQLRADVRVVLATNQKLEPLVEAGTFRQDLFYRINVVTLDLPPLRERAGDVPLLAEKFLKQHVEEIGRQVIGFTDDAMVALQSYDWPGSVRELQNAIERAVILCRATRIDAADLPDTVTGKKRDFTGGEHLVLPIAPMPLKDALEEPERRIILAALERNDWNRNVTADELEINRTTLYKKIRKYRLDLGPAA